In Phaeodactylum tricornutum CCAP 1055/1 chromosome 10, whole genome shotgun sequence, a single genomic region encodes these proteins:
- a CDS encoding absent, small, or homeotic discs 2 (Similar to drosophila ash2 protein involved in transcriptional activation maintenance in association with the H3K4 histone-methyltransferase trithorax protein): MALLMDPAESVGGVIVTVDAKSTRFFGTVYDISVNLKVETYHGRSARACMLVSETTFVLVPFRNPELFGLEIGQWTGTLFSPALQSLARKPRLVSGTIRDDVSVIVLWLTVRTSLLFDGFGSSCILSNERIYRKVKSTTNNIMEAPIAEVEEGASAPSAADAQGTVASGAEVPESAELLDQPSSEPASRSTSASPTAPSNGATTTTRQTSKKGGRGGRSLSPVFDTATMAAVQQAVPILTDMGFHGVATLLGTSSAALVLTPSSSASSTVASFGSAAAGTATLATATHSKGSQAATSVAPATELVQTAASKAIQDVPPWIHWSKIDTAPQLKILDPAHRLQLKSNRGYRMSRANVGVSPSSAVSTHNPNTAATPSFLTCFYYECWILPGPSAHEIWQSLPPNARLGAGLQKQLDRALAWEEQHGYQDGSGGTAKKRTHEAMNEEDDDGSDTQGPPSFGGHVRLGWSMRTGDLQAPVGYDKWSYAIRDINGSILHQSQRDDSWNDGEGFTVGDVVGCAIGLDQGEPKYNHIRFFKNGSGLGPIVLRKGKRTGGEAFSGIESGTYYPAVSSYMGGTVHANFGPTFVYPPRKLPAGIKIAPLTDLNPPPLDPDAAVAKLANVIKLFRKPEQQQNLRAAIRAEATVMCQSYNNFLEKHLQQVRAQRLDRDLPVDDLPQPSVDAENSNINVN; the protein is encoded by the exons ATGGCGTTGCTAATGGACCCTGCAGAATCCGTAGGAGGAGTTATTGTTACAGTTGATGCGAAAAGTACACGTTTTTTTGGAACTGTATATGATATATCTGTAAATTTGAAAGTGGAAACATATCATGGGAGATCGGCGAGAGCATGTATGCTTGTTTCGGAAACAACCTTCGTCCTTGTCCCCTTCAGAAACCCGGAATTATTCGGTCTCGAAATTGGCCAG TGGACGGGAACTTTATTTTCGCCTGCATTGCAATCCCTCGCGAGAAAGCCGAGATTGGTCTCTGGAACGATCCGGGACGACGTCTCTGTAATAGTTTtgtggttgactgtgagaacaTCGTTGCTGTTTGACGGCTTTGGATCCTCGTGCATTCTGTCCAACGAACGCATCTATCGAAAGGTGAAATCCACGACCAATAACATTATGGAAGCACCGATTGCGGAGGTCGAGGAAGGTGCTTCCGCACCCTCCGCTGCAGATGCGCAAGGAACGGTAGCATCCGGAGCCGAAGTACCGGAGTCTGCGGAACTGCTCGATCAGCCATCGTCGGAACCCGCCTCTCGGTCCACATCCGCGTCCCCAACGGCCCCTTCCAATGGCGCTACCACCACAACACGGCAGACGTCGAAGAAAGGAGGTCGAGGTGGACGTTCCCTGTCGCCTGTCTTTGACACCGCGACAATGGCGGCAGTGCAACAAGCTGTGCCCATTCTTACCGACATGGGCTTTCACGGTGTGGCGACCTTGCTGGGGACGTCGTCCGCTGCACTCGTGCTCACTCCTTCCTCCAGTGCTAGTAGTACGGTGGCTTCTTTTGGGAGTGCTGCTGCCGGGACTGCTACACTTGCAACGGCGACCCACTCGAAAGGTAGTCAAGCCGCCACCTCGGTTGCGCCTGCGACAGAACTAGTGCAAACAGCAGCTTCCAAGGCCATCCAGGATGTCCCACCCTGGATACACTGGTCCAAAATTGATACGGCTCCGCAACTGAAAATACTCGATCCAGCTCATCGCTTGCAGCTCAAATCGAATCGGGGCTACCGGATGTCTAGAGCCAACGTGGGCGTGTCGCCCTCCTCCGCCGTGTCCACCCATAACCCCAACACGGCTGCTACGCCATCCTTCTTAACGTGTTTTTACTACGAGTGTTGGATTCTCCCGGGACCATCTGCTCACGAAATTTGGCAGTCCTTACCGCCCAATGCGAGGCTGGGAGCTGGTTTACAGAAACAACTCGACCGCGCACTCGCCTGGGAAGAACAGCACGGTTATCAGGATGGTTCTGGCGGTACCGCGAAAAAACGTACGCACGAAGCAATGAATGAAGAGGATGACGATGGGAGTGACACTCAGGGGCCTCCCTCGTTTGGAGGCCACGTGCGGTTAGGCTGGAGCATGCGCACTGGGGATTTACAAGCGCCCGTGGGGTACGACAAGTGGAGCTACGCGATTCGTGACATCAATGGATCCATTCTACACCAGTCGCAACGGGACGACAGCTGGAACGACGGGGAAGGGTTCACCGTCGGCGATGTGGTGGGATGTGCGATTGGCTTGGATCAGGGCGAGCCCAAATACAATCACATACgatttttcaaaaatgggTCCGGTCTCGGGCCGATCGTTCTACGCAAAGGCAAACGCACGGGTGGGGAAGCATTCTCCGGTATTGAATCCGGCACCTATTACCCGGCCGTATCTAGTTACATGGGTGGAACAGTTCACGCCAACTTTGGCCCGACCTTTGTTTATCCACCGCGCAAACTGCCAGCCGGTATCAAGATTGCTCCGCTCACGGATCTTAACCCACCACCCTTGGATCCCGACGCGGCCGTGGCCAAACTTGCCAACGTGATCAAACTTTTTCGCAAACCGGAACAACAGCAGAATCTCAGGGCCGCGATACGAGCCGAAGCGACGGTGATGTGTCAATCGTATAACAACTTTTTGGAGAAACACTTGCAACAGGTCCGAGCGCAACGCTTGGATCGAGATTTGCCCGTAGACGACTTGCCGCAACCATCTGTCGACGCAGAGAATTCCAACATCAATGTCAATTAA
- a CDS encoding predicted protein, translating to MVAWLVVQRRRRSFTVNKIAPYIARTNRMVHFVRLADLSSSIPSRIGIEKRSTGFAGSRSRRFLEIFGCSGLCLATVSGGNHIPGGAVRAALRVRALFPHSSLAGWILIMCAPFYSVVVLVALIYVARGSLFVGLSTPAVEKQSVLTYRIGSGTFKLGVVVVVIWALTAYVSGIRPVGESKGAEDTGISLLTYGEAVRVVLELIGRLLVTTILFADLILAMVLRNCLDERKRRDTFGEQSDVDFHALEKAIGQETKSLRTKDQLTKHSNNDSLEPTASVDCERMDDSTGNSDNSTETEHAPTEVALQDEEINSYLKDRNRRLGGDENV from the exons ATGGTTGCGTGGCTCGTTGTccagcgacgaagacgttcattcacagtcaataagaTTGCTCCATATATAGCAAGGACGAATCGGATGGTTCATTTCGTTCGTCTTGCCGATCTTTCCAGCTCTATTCCCTCTAGAATTGGTATTGAAAAGCGAAGTACGGGATTCGCTGGATCCCGCTCTCGTCGTTTCCTTGAAATTTTCGGTTGCTCTGGGCTATGCCTTGCAACTGTTTCCGGTGGTAATCACATTCCGGGCGGAGCTGTTCGAGCTGCACTCCGAGTGCGGGCCCTTTTCCCTCATTCCTCCCTAGCAGGATGGATACTTATCATGTGCGCCCCATTCTACTCCGTGGTGGTTTTGGTCGCGCTG ATCTATGTAGCTCGCGGCTCGCTCTTTGTCGGTCTTTCCACACCTGCTGTGGAAAAGCAGAGTGTGCTCACATACCGGATTGGCTCTGGAACATTTAAGCTAGGAGTGGTTGTGGTGGTAATCTGGGCTTTGACTGCGTACGTCTCCGGGATCCGTCCCGTCGGCGAAAGCAAAGGGGCTGAAGACACTGGAATTAGCCTACTGACATACGGGGAAGCTGTCAGGGTTGTTCTCGAATTGATTGGACGGTTGCTGGTGACCACAATTCTCTTCGCGGATCTAATTCttgcaatggtgttgcgaaATTGTCTAGATGAAAGAAAACGGAGAGACACTTTCGGGGAGCAGTCTGACGTTGACTTTCATGCTCTGGAGAAGGCCATCGGTCAAGAAACCAAATCTCTCCGTACGAAGGACCAGCTTACCAAGCATTCTAACAACGACAGTTTGGAGCCGACTGCTTCTGTAGACTGCGAGAGAATGGATGACAGCACTGGAAATTCAGACAATAGTACTGAGACAGAGCATGCGCCGACGGAGGTGGCTCTTCAAGATGAGGAGATCAATAGCTATCTGAAAGATCGTAATCGACGATTAGGTGGTGATGAGAACGTGTGA
- a CDS encoding predicted protein produces LSSLDFEWTILNHDNENRWDKRFQQLVDYKAQHGHCNVPQSCPLGKWVKMQREQKAEADLEQTGQRVMRGKPRPMIPPAREAKLTELGLQWRLAKVVGWEKRYDQLLEYKAIHGHPHVPQSYPPDKCFGRWVMKQRSEYSLKRRGKKSQLTEERIASLEEIGFAW; encoded by the coding sequence CTATCCAGTCTCGATTTCGAATGGACCATTCTCAAtcacgacaacgaaaatCGTTGGGATAAGCGCTTTCAACAGCTCGTGGATTACAAAGCCCAACACGGGCATTGCAATGTTCCGCAATCTTGCCCACTCGGTAAATGGGTCAAAATGCAACGCGAACAAAAGGCGGAAGCCGATCTGGAGCAGACTGGGCAGCGCGTCATGCGAGGCAAACCCCGTCCTATGATTCCACCGGCCCGTGAAGCCAAGCTCACTGAGCTTGGCTTGCAATGGCGGCTTGCCAAGGTTGTTGGTTGGGAAAAGCGCTACGATCAATTGCTGGAATACAAGGCCATTCACGGACATCCTCATGTGCCTCAGTCCTATCCACCAGACAAATGTTTTGGAAGATGGGTTATGAAGCAACGATCCGAGTACAGCTTGAAGCGCAGGGGCAAGAAATCGCAACTGACAGAAGAACGTATTGCCAGTCTCGAGGAGATTGGGTTTGCCTGG
- a CDS encoding predicted protein, with protein sequence MKLAFNLSTTALSLCAVCCCNVLLTQAQTPLILLAGQSNMVGSPNEAGERYEQDVLARTNTIQPGLTFDNLLPLLVSPAMQQTNITTEFRRELVDLLTRILGYVHNGTDVVPEHQVDLLIELGQRFPTLYTSLADPLGNVYCSDVTPPIAVQEFMSAVPLSPNSGCGNPYGPELVLGHTLGFLPDGKESGSDLSFIMPKVSRGGTQIRGNWSKAEGDLWSTLQSRIAHIDSVSTQCQTGSGCSWDAFVWFQGENDSMDQLNAENYEGDLITFLADVRAELFAAGTRYAAPEEIPVVIVQIGSFFRAREFGTVVARAQASVAASDAFASIVWTDDLGTFYHYDASSQLIIGDRVARALEGLWKDTIVMPPLDRSWFGSCQQNGQKCHTNAACCGGKCAYSRCGT encoded by the coding sequence ATGAAGCTGGCGTTCAATCTATCTACAACGGCACTATCGCTTTGTGCTGTCTGCTGTTGCAATGTGCTTCTTACGCAGGCCCAGACGCCGCTGATTCTACTCGCCGGCCAATCCAACATGGTTGGCAGTCCCAACGAGGCCGGAGAAAGGTACGAGCAAGACGTGCTCGCCCGCACTAATACCATCCAGCCGGGATTGACTTTCGACAACCTACTGCCCTTGCTCGTCTCACCAGCTATGCAGCAGACCAACATAACAACGGAGTTTCGTCGAGAACTCGTCGACCTGCTCACACGAATCTTAGGATACGTCCACAACGGTACCGATGTCGTTCCCGAACACCAAGTCGACCTCTTGATCGAGCTGGGACAACGGTTTCCTACTCTGTACACGTCTCTCGCAGACCCACTCGGGAATGTTTATTGCTCGGATGTGACTCCGCCCATCGCGGTACAAGAATTCATGTCCGCGGTGCCTTTGTCTCCCAACAGTGGATGCGGTAATCCGTACGGCCCCGAACTAGTCTTGGGCCACACGCTCGGATTCCTTCCCGACGGGAAAGAGTCGGGCAGTGACCTATCTTTCATCATGCCCAAGGTTTCTCGTGGAGGCACACAAATCCGCGGAAACTGGTCCAAAGCGGAAGGTGACTTGTGGAGTACACTCCAAAGTCGTATCGCGCACATCGACTCCGTCAGTACCCAGTGCCAAACCGGCAGCGGATGCTCGTGGGATGCCTTTGTTTGGTTTCAGGGAGAGAACGATTCCATGGACCAGCTCAACGCCGAGAACTACGAAGGCGATTTAATCACCTTTTTGGCGGACGTTCGCGCGGAATTGTTCGCGGCGGGCACGCGCTATGCCGCACCGGAGGAAATCCCTGTCGTCATTGTGCAGATTGGTAGCTTTTTCCGCGCCCGTGAGTTCGGAACCGTCGTGGCACGCGCCCAAGCCAGTGTGGCTGCTAGCGACGCGTTTGCCAGCATTGTATGGACGGACGATTTGGGTACGTTCTATCACTACGACGCCTCGTCACAGTTGATCATTGGCGATCGCGTGGCTCGAGCCCTGGAAGGCCTGTGGAAAGATACCATCGTCATGCCCCCTTTGGATCGGTCCTGGTTTGGCAGCTGTCAGCAAAATGGTCAAAAGTGCCACACGAATGCCGCTTGCTGTGGTGGTAAATGCGCCTATTCAAGATGTGGTACATGA